The uncultured Fusobacterium sp. genome has a window encoding:
- a CDS encoding YhdT family protein: protein MDIKKQINKEALITIILYLIYFVWWYFWGYIDEGKDPSEYIYILGLPRWFFFSCVVGLVFINILVWVAIKFFFKEIDLEEKEKDKC, encoded by the coding sequence ATGGATATAAAGAAACAAATTAACAAAGAAGCATTAATTACAATTATATTGTATTTAATCTATTTTGTATGGTGGTATTTCTGGGGATACATTGATGAGGGGAAAGATCCTAGTGAGTATATCTATATTTTGGGGCTTCCTAGATGGTTTTTCTTCTCATGTGTAGTTGGTCTTGTATTTATAAACATCTTAGTTTGGGTGGCTATAAAGTTCTTTTTTAAAGAAATTGATTTAGAGGAAAAGGAGAAAGATAAATGTTAA